From the genome of Nicotiana sylvestris chromosome 2, ASM39365v2, whole genome shotgun sequence, one region includes:
- the LOC104211862 gene encoding uncharacterized protein gives MAENHHHHHHHRPHRLSLPPRTTISTTTATPTTTRTPYPLFNNYPPSTPTPTPSKHRIPSYFPTPKSSTKTSSLPFLFLLLFSLRSLYSLLPFLRSSPSSFSLFPFSFLVSLLSFLLTFSFSIFTSKHPFHHKNRHRLVFFSFTKSLYKLLLQKSLLLAIVFLLRFQALRYCGTAAMILAEVSGNIAARFISDGKRLDLFDKSQIRSSKVCGFIAMFIGLFLLSVSWDRIECFPLSSVNVTEMGFSILPRYSCIRIWPMLLPFACGFLGCYERSFMNLGSLREMGRKQVRLISLFFTTVMLFVPAVISMFVFEADGDSISISSLGWVLVNTVVFGVLLSENFTDERTISSKDFQKEYLVTYLCTVVLELFYYPELSLWGLLICGLLHWISVRNLDPVDSNYIELGLEPSDWFTTSVMKPLRHILGERKSRKIALFLLINTAYMVVEFVAGFMSNSLGLISDACHMLFDCAALAIGLYASYISRLPANGQFNYGRGRFEILSGYANAVFLVLVGALIVLESFERILDPQEVSTNSLLSVSIGGLLVNIVGLIFFHEEHHHAHGGSCSHSHSHAHSHSTGDSLQDHHLHHLHDHDNSHDHNHDHHSHDHSHEHKTPHSHDHSHDHNTPHSLDHSHDHNTPHSHDHNHDHNTPHSHDHNHDHHSHDHKTPHSHDHSCDHNHGHHHHDDAHQHCHVGSSSGSSIKVHHGSVASLQGPDISHGQDKGVTEKHKRQHRHIDHNMEGIFLHVLADTMGSVGVVISTLLIKYKGWLVADPACSIFISVLIISSVIPLLRNSAEILLQRIPRAHEQDLKEAVNDVMKIKGLSGIQKLHVWSFTNSDVIGTLHLLVSSESEKLSAKAQVSEILRDAGIKDLTMQVECIQSS, from the coding sequence ATGGCTGaaaaccaccaccaccaccaccatcacCGGCCCCATCGTCTCTCACTCCCACCACGCACCACCATTTCCACCACCACCGCCACTCCTACTACCACAAGAACCCCCTACCCTCTTTTCAACAACTACCCACCCTCAACTCCAACTCCAACTCCGTCTAAACACCGAATTCCCTCCTATTTCCCCACTCCCAAATCTTCAACAAAAACCTCATCTTTACCATTTctcttcctcctcctcttctCTCTCCGCTCTCTTTACTCTCTTCTCCCTTTCCTCCGTTCTTCGCCttcctctttctctctcttcCCTTTCTCTTTCCTCGTTTCCCTCCTCTCTTTTCTCCTCACTTTCTCTTTCTCCATCTTCACTTCGAAACACCCTTTTCATCACAAAAATCGCCACCGGCTCGTTTTTTTCTCCTTCACCAAATCTCTATATAAGCTTCTACTGCAAAAATCCCTTCTTCTTGCTATAGTTTTTCTGCTGAGATTTCAAGCTCTGAGATACTGTGGCACTGCTGCAATGATTCTTGCTGAAGTTTCCGGAAATATAGCTGCCCGCTTCATTTCTGATGGAAAGAGACTCGATCTTTTTGACAAGAGTCAGATTAGATCGTCCAAGGTTTGTGGGTTTATTGCTATGTTTATTGGGTTATTTCTGCTATCTGTTAGTTGGGATAGAATCGAATGTTTCCCTTTATCTTCTGTAAATGTAACTGAAATGGGGTTTTCGATTCTGCCGAGGTATAGTTGTATAAGGATTTGGCCTATGTTGCTTCCTTTTGCTTGCGGGTTTTTGGGGTGTTATGAGAGGAGTTTTATGAATTTAGGTAGTTTAAGGGAAATGGGTAGGAAGCAGGTTAGATTGATATCTTTGTTTTTTACTACTGTAATGCTGTTTGTACCTGCTGTTATAAGTATGTTTGTGTTTGAAGCAGACGGAGATAGTATCTCTATTTCGAGTCTCGGTTGGGTTTTGGTGAACACAGTAGTGTTTGGTGTGCTTTTGAGTGAGAATTTTACTGATGAGAGGACAATTTCGTCGAAGGATTTTCAAAAGGAGTATCTTGTGACCTATTTATGTACTGTTGTATTGGAATTGTTTTATTATCCCGAGCTTTCGCTTTGGGGATTGTTGATATGTGGATTGTTGCACTGGATTTCAGTAAGGAATTTGGATCCCGTTGATAGTAATTATATTGAGTTGGGGTTGGAACCGTCGGATTGGTTTACGACTTCGGTTATGAAACCTCTCCGGCATATCTTGGGTGAGAGGAAGTCTCGCAAGATAGCGCTTTTCCTTTTGATCAATACAGCTTACATGGTTGTGGAATTTGTTGCTGGTTTTATGAGTAATAGCCTTGGGTTAATATCAGATGCTTGTCACATGCTGTTTGATTGTGCAGCTCTAGCTATTGGGTTATATGCTTCGTACATATCCCGGTTGCCAGCAAATGGTCAGTTTAACTATGGTCGTGGAAGATTTGAGATTCTTTCTGGGTATGCAAATGCTGTTTTTCTTGTCCTCGTGGGAGCGTTAATTGTGCTTGAATCATTTGAGAGGATATTAGACCCTCAGGAGGTTTCTACTAACAGCCTATTGTCAGTGTCTATTGGTGGACTTCTTGTTAATATCGTGGGTTTGATCTTCTTTCACGAGGAACATCATCATGCCCATGGTGGATCATGTTCACACTCCCATTCACATGCTCATTCTCATTCCACAGGCGATAGTCTCCAAGATCACCATCTTCACCATTTACATGACCATGATAACTCCCATGACCATAACCATGACCACCATTCTCATGATCACTCCCATGAACATAAGACTCCTCATTCTCATGATCATTCCCATGACCATAACACTCCTCATTCTCTTGATCATTCCCATGACCATAACACTCCTCATTCTCATGACCATAACCATGACCATAACACTCCTCATTCTCATGACCATAACCATGACCACCATTCTCATGACCATAAGACTCCTCATTCTCATGATCATTCCTGTGACCATAACCACGGGCACCATCATCATGATGATGCTCACCAACATTGTCATGTTGGCAGCTCAAGTGGTTCTTCGATAAAGGTGCACCACGGCTCTGTTGCAAGTTTGCAAGGACCAGATATTTCTCATGGTCAAGACAAGGGTGTCACTGAGAAACATAAGCGGCAACACCGGCACATTGATCATAACATGGAAGGCATATTTTTGCATGTTCTGGCTGACACCATGGGTAGTGTTGGGGTGGTAATTTCGACGCTGTTAATCAAGTACAAGGGATGGCTCGTTGCTGATCCCGCCTGCTCAATTTTTATCTCTGTTCTAATTATATCTTCAGTAATCCCATTGCTCAGGAATTCAGCAGAAATTTTACTGCAAAGAATTCCAAGGGCTCATGAACAGGATTTGAAGGAAGCTGTAAACGATGTCATGAAGATAAAAGGTTTATCTGGGATTCAGAAGCTGCATGTTTGGAGCTTCACGAACTCAGATGTGATTGGTACTCTTCATCTTCTTGTCTCAAGCGAGAGTGAGAAGTTATCTGCAAAGGCACAAGTATCTGAAATATTACGTGATGCTGGGATCAAGGATTTGACAATGCAAGTAGAATGCATCCAAAGTAGTTAG
- the LOC104212063 gene encoding protein transport protein SEC13 homolog B-like has translation MPAQKIETGHNDTVHDVSMDYYRKRMATASSDNTIKIVGVGDNSASQHLASLSGHSGPVWQVAWAHPKFGSILASCSYDGKVIIWKEGNQNEWTQAHVFSDHKSSVNSISWAPHELGLCLACASSDGNISVHNARSDGGWDTKKIDQAHPVGVTSVSWAPSMSPGAIVGSGVLEPVQKLASGGCDNTVKVWKLYNGIWKMDCFPALQMHSNWVRDVAWAPNLGLPKSTMASASEDGTVVIWTMAKEGNQWDGKVLKDFQNPVWRVSWSLTGNLLAVAAGDNNVTLWKEAIDGEWQEVSTVDQ, from the coding sequence ATGCCTGCACAGAAGATTGAAACCGGTCATAATGACACTGTTCATGATGTTTCTATGGACTATTACCGAAAGCGAATGGCAACAGCATCATCTGACAATACCATAAAAATCGTTGGTGTAGGCGACAACTCTGCTTCACAGCACCTTGCCTCTCTGAGTGGTCATAGTGGTCCTGTTTGGCAGGTTGCTTGGGCGCATCCCAAATTTGGGTCGATCCTTGCTTCCTGCTCCTATGACGGTAAAGTCATAATCTGGAAGGAAGGAAATCAAAATGAGTGGACACAAGCTCATGTTTTTAGTGACCACAAATCATCCGTTAACTCTATTTCGTGGGCCCCTCATGAACTTGGGCTTTGTTTAGCCTGTGCTTCTTCTGATGGTAATATATCAGTTCACAATGCTAGGTCAGATGGTGGTTGGGACACCAAAAAAATAGACCAAGCTCATCCGGTCGGGGTAACATCTGTTTCATGGGCGCCATCAATGTCTCCTGGTGCTATAGTAGGCTCAGGTGTGCTTGAACCTGTTCAGAAGCTAGCATCTGGCGGCTGTGATAACACTGTGAAGGTTTGGAAGTTATATAATGGCATATGGAAGATGGATTGCTTCCCAGCACTTCAGATGCATAGTAATTGGGTGAGGGATGTAGCCTGGGCGCCGAACTTGGGGCTTCCAAAGTCAACAATGGCTAGTGCTTCAGAAGATGGTACAGTTGTCATATGGACCATGGCAAAAGAGGGAAATCAGTGGGACGGGAAGGTTCTTAAAGACTTTCAAAATCCTGTTTGGAGGGTTTCATGGTCTCTAACTGGAAACTTGTTGGCAGTGGCTGCTGGTGATAACAATGTCACATTGTGGAAAGAAGCAATTGATGGGGAGTGGCAAGAGGTCTCCACTGTTGACCAATAG
- the LOC104212451 gene encoding uncharacterized protein — MAASSTINRWLRPEVYPLFAAVGVAVGICGFQLVRNICINPEVRVTKENRAAGVLDNFTEGEKYAEHALRKFVRNRAPEIMPSINGFFSDPK; from the exons ATGGCTGCCTCCTCCACCATTAACCGATGGCTGAGGCCCGAG GTGTATCCACTATTTGCAGCGGTGGGAGTAGCTGTTGGAATTTGTGGGTTTCAATTGGTTCGCAACATCTGCATCAACCCTGAAGTCAG GGTGACCAAGGAGAACAGGGCAGCAGGAGTGCTGGATAACTTTACAGAAGGGGAGAAATATGCAGAGCATGCTCTTAGGAAGTTTGTTCGTAACAGGGCTCCAGAGATCATGCCATCTATCAATGGCTTCTTCAGCGATCCAAAGTGA